The DNA region CGGAGGGCGCGATCGGCGGCGGCCAGATCGACGCCATCATCAAAACCCTCGCCCGCATCCCCTCCACCGTCCCCGAAGCGGACGTCCGGGCCGGAGAGAAGATCCTGGTCGAACTGGCCCGGCACGCTGGGCCACGGCAGATCGCCCGCGCCGGACGCCGCCTGCTGGATGAACTCGACCCCGACGGGAAGGAGCCTCGCAACGAGGATCCGAAAGAGACCCGGCCGGAGTTGCGGTTCGTGAAGCACCGCGACGGCACCCTCGGCCTCAAAGCACGCCTGGACCTGGAAACCTACGCCCGCCTCAAATCCGACCTCGACCCGATGGCCAAACCCCACAAAGCCATCGACGGCGTGCGGGATCCCCGTAGCCAGGACGAACGTTACGGGGATGCCTTCACCGACTACGTCCGCCTGAAAACCACCAGCCGTAACCTTCCCGGCCAAGCCGGGGAAGCGACACACATCCTCGTCACCATGTCCTACGAGGATTTGATGAACGATCTCGGCGAAGCCCACCTCGACCTCGTCGGGCCGATCAGCGCCACCGACGCCCGCATCCTCGCCTGCGACGCCCGTGTCAGACCTGGCGTTCTCGGTACCGCGGGCGAACCGCTGGACATCGGCCGCTCCAAACGCACCGTGTCCCTCGCCCAGAAATACGCGCTCACCCTCCGCGATGGCGGTTGCGCCTTCCCAGGCTGTGACATGCCGGTGCCGCGGTGCACCGCTCATCACATTGTTTTCTGGCGGCACCACGGCGAAACGAAAATCGACAACCTCGTCCTCCTCTGCACCAAACACCACCGGCTCATCCACCGCAGCGAATGGAAAGTCCAGATCGCCCAAGACGGCCTCCCCGAATTCACCCCGCCCGCTTACCTCGACCCGACCGGGACCCCGAGGCGCAACACGATGCACCTGAGGACATAGACCGACCCGATCGGACTCGGAACCCCGGCCGCGACCGACCCTCCCCACGGATGGAAAGCCCAGGCCATCCAAGACAGACTCCCCAAATACGACCCTGCCCACCCGACCGGAACACCGGGCCATACCGACCCGCTCCGCTGAAACCGAAATCACGAAAAGCGATCACCCTGCCCGCGCATCGCCCAAGACGGCTTCCACGAATTGCCCGCTAGACCTCCGAGGCCCAGTGAAGCTTCCGGAACCGAGTCACCCGGCGGCTTCGGCGCTCCAGAGAGCGTGTCGAAAGGTCACCGGCTCCGGATCTCGGCCCCATGCTTCAGGTTCGTCACCAGTGCCGTCGACTTGCCCGTGACGGCGGCCGCGAGCGGTCGTTCGAGTCCCGGGAGCCGGGCCACGTGAAGAAAACCCCGGCGCGCCAGGAGCAGGAATCGGTTGGCGGGCAGGAACCATCGCGCACCCCGGCGGGCGACCTGCTGCTTCTC from Amycolatopsis sp. EV170708-02-1 includes:
- a CDS encoding HNH endonuclease signature motif containing protein codes for the protein MSSDDASPKTSTEWWRVDTATLHARKQELEVVKRRLDAEQNAILAEINSRGVRGCSGHSTLAGLIVEDFLVSDKEANARADRVLALHPGPSIGGDPEPPLAPLTAEAAAEGAIGGGQIDAIIKTLARIPSTVPEADVRAGEKILVELARHAGPRQIARAGRRLLDELDPDGKEPRNEDPKETRPELRFVKHRDGTLGLKARLDLETYARLKSDLDPMAKPHKAIDGVRDPRSQDERYGDAFTDYVRLKTTSRNLPGQAGEATHILVTMSYEDLMNDLGEAHLDLVGPISATDARILACDARVRPGVLGTAGEPLDIGRSKRTVSLAQKYALTLRDGGCAFPGCDMPVPRCTAHHIVFWRHHGETKIDNLVLLCTKHHRLIHRSEWKVQIAQDGLPEFTPPAYLDPTGTPRRNTMHLRT